AGGCACAACAGGAATTATTGCAGGACCGCACAGAATGGCTCGAAAAAGAGCTATTAGCCGGCACGCTTAAACTGGAAGAAAAAAACGCGATACTCAGCTCGCTCAAAGAAAAATCGCGCGGTGCGGATCCAAAGGTAACTCGGCAGATAAGCCGTATTATTGACCAAAACCTGCGTATGGATAAAAACATGAGCGAACAACAGGCGCTTAATCTTATCCATCCCGGCTTTTTCAGCACTTTACAAGAGCGGGCCACAAATTCGCTCACACGGCTCGACCTTAAATATTGCGCCTATATTTTAATGGGGCTTGATACAAAAGAGATTGCCGGCCGCCTTGGTGTGGAGCCGAAAAGCATACGCATGGCGCGGTACAGGCTAAAACAAAAGCTTAAGCTGGAAAAGGATGATAACCTCGACCAGTTTATCCACTCGCTTGAAAAAGGAATGCTAACCGAACAAACCGTCATCGATAACGAACGTAATGACGATACATCAGATCAATAATCGTACAGAAGAATTATTGATCTGACGGCGGAGGCGTTTTTACTCCCCATGCCGTATTAGGTTCAGACCCCATAACAAACTTAAGCTCACCGCCCTTTGTCAGTTCATCAAAATACATCCAGCAATTATCAAGCGGCTTACCGTTAAATTCAGCAGATTGGATGTACATGTTCGAAGCAGAGTTATTAACTGTTTCTATTGTAAGTACCTTACCGTTGCCTAACTTAACATGTGCCGAGGCAAACAGCGGGCTGCCAAATTGTATAATGGGTTTTGAATCCGTGAAACCCTTAACATCAAATAAACCCAAGCTGTTGAGCACGTACCAGGAACCGAGCTGCCCCTGATCTTCATCCTGCCCGTAGCCATAGCCATGTATTTCCTCATGGCCATAAAAATCATTACCAATTAGCCTTGTCCACTTTTGTGTTAGCCATGGTTTGCCGGAGAAATTGAACAACCAGCTGATATGCAGATTGGGCTGATTGCCATGATTGTAAATTGAATTTATCCCCGCAAAGGCATCAATGGTTTTACCGCCACCAAAGCCTTGTTTCTCTGAAACTGTGAAAATGCTATCAAGCCGCTTATTAAAATTGTCCTGACCAATTGCGGCGATCAAGCCTGCCGGATTGTGCGGAACGTAAAAAGTATATTGCACCGCGTTTCCTTCCTGGAAACCCCGCCATGGCTGATATGGGTCAAACTTATCGATAAAACTACCGTTAGCCCGTTTGGGTTGCATAAGTTTGCTGGTTGAATTGAAAATTTGTTTCCAACCGTTTGACAGTTTTATGAACTGCTTGTAATCTGCCTGTTTCCCTATCGCTTTAGCCATTTGCGCAACGGCAAAAGCACTGTAACTATACTCAAGCGTATGCGATCCGGCAAAATTTGATCCGGTTGAGTCTGTCACGAAATCACGCCCGGTTTGGTCAAAAAATGGCACGTAACCGTATTCGATAAATGCCTTGGTGTCCAGTTTTCCGGCGCCAAGCGGACGGCTTTTATAAGCCAGTTCATTGGCACGTACAGCCTCATAAGCCAGTTTAACATCGTAATTGCGGATGCCTGTATTGTAAGCGCCAACCACAGCCAGCCCCACAAAGTTGGTTCCCACTCCAGATACAAACTCACTATTGGCAATACCATCGCCAAACCAGCCCCGATCTTTATAAAGCTGCAATTGCGTGTTTACAAAGCTGCCATACCACTCCGGATATGATAGCGACCATAGTTGCGTAATGTTCCAAAACCCGCCCCAAATGGCATCGGTATTTATAAATTCCGCCTTTAAGCCTTTGTTACTTTGTGCAGGTAATCTGCCCGTTTTGCCGCCATGCTTTGGGTAATCGCCATTAACATCACTTGCTATACCCCTACCCAGCAACGCATGAAAAAGTCCGGTGTAGAATTTCTTTTTGTTAATGGTATCAACATCTTCTACATAAATCTTCTCCAACTCCTGCTGCCATATTTGCTGGGCTTCCTTTTTCGCGTTATCAAACGAAAGATTTTTCGCCTCCGCCGTAAAGTTTTGTTTAGCATTAGCAATGGAGGTGTATGACAGGCCTGTTTTTACCTCGATGGTTTCACCCTTGGCCGTTTTGTAGTTCAATACCAAACCTGCACCGGCACCATTAGCTTCGCGCTGGTTAACCTGTACCTTTTCGCCGTTAAAGGCGCTTATACTCAGCGGTTTTTTACTCAACTCGCCGTATATGTACATGTTCACGGTTCCTTCTGGATCGTAAATCTTTACATACTTTGGGTAGGTGTATACAAAGCCTTCAAAGTGCGTATCGTCAACCATTTTGATGGATGCATCAGTCACTATATCGCTCTCGCCCTGCTTATTCCCAATATCCAATATAATGTGCGATTGATCATGCTGAGGGAAAGTATAACGTTGAAAGCCCACCCTTTTTGTTGCGGTTAGCTCGGCTGTAACCTGGTAATCATCTAACAAAACTTTGTAGTACCCCGGTTGAGCAACCTGGTTTTTGCGATTAAACGCCGAGCGGTAACCGGGCTGCTTGCGTTCAAGGTCTCCGGGCACGGTTATTAATTTGCCTGTAGTAGGCATATAGCTAATGCCACCTACCTGCCATTCGTGAAAATGCACAAAACCTTCAATAGAGTTTTGGCGGGTATCATAACCCACAGCTTCCCAACCCGAAGGATTGCCATAATGCCCGTTAGTTGATGGTGCCAGCTTGGCCATACCATACGGTACAGCTGCTGGCGTATAAAAAAACCAGCGGCTGTGCGCAGTACCAATATCCGGGTCAACATATTTCAACACACTTTCGCGCCGGGTACTGCAGCTCATCAGCATTAATACACAAACAACTACAATTAAATTTATTTTGGCTTTCATCAGCTACGGATTGATATAATAATACTTTTAATTTTTAGGTTGAGAAAGTTTCCAGTGTTTCTCGATATCTTCAAGCGAACGGCCCTTTGTTTCCGGGATTAGTTTCCAGGTTAACCAAAGCGCCGGCGAGCAGCAAATTGCGAATAACCAAAAGGTCCATGACGAACCTAAGCTTTCGAGCATAGCAGGTGTTAATTGCCCCACCAGGAAATTACCTATCCATAATGACAAGGTGGCTAACGACATGGCAACGCCGCGTACGCCGTTCGGGAATATTTCGCCTACGATAACCCAGCACACAGGCCCGAACGAAAAAGCGAAACAGGCTATAAAAGCCAAAATGAAGATCAATATCCACGGGCCGGCGGTTATGTTGAGATAGAACAACACACCTATTACCAGTAACGCCACAACCGCTCCGCCTACCCCTGCAAACAACAGCGGCCTGCGCCCCCATTTGTCAATAGTGAAAATAGCTACGAAAGTGAATACCACGTTTACCAAACCTATGGTAACCTGCCCGCCAAGGGCATTGTTTAATGTAAAACCAGCCTGCTCCAATATGCGCGGACCGTAATATATAACCGCGTTTATGCCGCAAACCTGCGATAGAAATGGCAGCAACAAACCAATAAGTAAAGCTTTACGATAAACCGGTTTAAACAACTCGCGTAAGGATGTCTGATCTTCAGTACCTTGTTCTTTAAATGCTTTGATCTCATGCTCTGCAGCTTCCGAACCGTCAATTTTTGTTAGAATTACCCTTGCTTTAGCTTCTGAACCTTTTAGTAATAACCAGCGCGGCGACTCAGGCACTACAAACAGCGAAAACAAAAATATGGCCGCCGGTATTGCCCCTAACCCAAGCATAGCACGCCATACCTGCACCGAAAAGATGTTGTTTAGCGCCGCACCCGTGTATACATCATGAGCGTGGTTTACCAAATAAGCATTTGAAAAATAAGCTATTACGATACCTATAGTTAAAGCCAATTGATACAACGATACCATTGTACCCCGGTAGCGCGACGGCGAAAACTCAGAGATGTACAACGGCGATACCATGGATGCTACGCCGATGCCCAGGCCGCCTATCAACCTGAATAAAATGAGTGCAGTGAATGATCCGGCAAGCATACAGCCCAATGCCGAAACCAGGAACAGTATCGCCGAAATGATCAATACAATCTTACGGCCATACTTGTCGCTCAGCTTACCCGAAAATATCACCCCTACAATACACCCCAATAAAGCGCAGCTTACAAACCAGCCTTCGCCGGCAGCATCCAAGCTGTAATCAGCTTTTACAAAACCCACGGTGCCTGAAATAACCGCGGTATCAAACCCAAAAAGAAAACCACCAAGCGCCGCTACCAAGCAAACCAGATATAGGTAGGTACCGCTTTTTTTATTTGCTGTTTGCATAATTACTGAGGTTTACGGTTACTTTAAAAATGCCTTAATTACTTTTGCC
This Mucilaginibacter defluvii DNA region includes the following protein-coding sequences:
- a CDS encoding GH92 family glycosyl hydrolase, which translates into the protein MKAKINLIVVVCVLMLMSCSTRRESVLKYVDPDIGTAHSRWFFYTPAAVPYGMAKLAPSTNGHYGNPSGWEAVGYDTRQNSIEGFVHFHEWQVGGISYMPTTGKLITVPGDLERKQPGYRSAFNRKNQVAQPGYYKVLLDDYQVTAELTATKRVGFQRYTFPQHDQSHIILDIGNKQGESDIVTDASIKMVDDTHFEGFVYTYPKYVKIYDPEGTVNMYIYGELSKKPLSISAFNGEKVQVNQREANGAGAGLVLNYKTAKGETIEVKTGLSYTSIANAKQNFTAEAKNLSFDNAKKEAQQIWQQELEKIYVEDVDTINKKKFYTGLFHALLGRGIASDVNGDYPKHGGKTGRLPAQSNKGLKAEFINTDAIWGGFWNITQLWSLSYPEWYGSFVNTQLQLYKDRGWFGDGIANSEFVSGVGTNFVGLAVVGAYNTGIRNYDVKLAYEAVRANELAYKSRPLGAGKLDTKAFIEYGYVPFFDQTGRDFVTDSTGSNFAGSHTLEYSYSAFAVAQMAKAIGKQADYKQFIKLSNGWKQIFNSTSKLMQPKRANGSFIDKFDPYQPWRGFQEGNAVQYTFYVPHNPAGLIAAIGQDNFNKRLDSIFTVSEKQGFGGGKTIDAFAGINSIYNHGNQPNLHISWLFNFSGKPWLTQKWTRLIGNDFYGHEEIHGYGYGQDEDQGQLGSWYVLNSLGLFDVKGFTDSKPIIQFGSPLFASAHVKLGNGKVLTIETVNNSASNMYIQSAEFNGKPLDNCWMYFDELTKGGELKFVMGSEPNTAWGVKTPPPSDQ
- a CDS encoding sugar porter family MFS transporter; protein product: MQTANKKSGTYLYLVCLVAALGGFLFGFDTAVISGTVGFVKADYSLDAAGEGWFVSCALLGCIVGVIFSGKLSDKYGRKIVLIISAILFLVSALGCMLAGSFTALILFRLIGGLGIGVASMVSPLYISEFSPSRYRGTMVSLYQLALTIGIVIAYFSNAYLVNHAHDVYTGAALNNIFSVQVWRAMLGLGAIPAAIFLFSLFVVPESPRWLLLKGSEAKARVILTKIDGSEAAEHEIKAFKEQGTEDQTSLRELFKPVYRKALLIGLLLPFLSQVCGINAVIYYGPRILEQAGFTLNNALGGQVTIGLVNVVFTFVAIFTIDKWGRRPLLFAGVGGAVVALLVIGVLFYLNITAGPWILIFILAFIACFAFSFGPVCWVIVGEIFPNGVRGVAMSLATLSLWIGNFLVGQLTPAMLESLGSSWTFWLFAICCSPALWLTWKLIPETKGRSLEDIEKHWKLSQPKN